The Pseudomonas sp. R4-35-07 genome contains a region encoding:
- a CDS encoding DGQHR domain-containing protein — translation MKMNKAITYPLTVPALQVLQPLGVFYVISLPAKIVLQVAESERLRAVYSSETGTYHLEGTQRERQEKRLDSITDYINRSDAAFPNAIILAANSRSDFELDNEGQDEFGSEQLEWSVSEGANGGYELTIPSEAKTASIIDGQHRLFGFVNASPERLEMDLVCAVFIDLPLPFQAQLFAIINSTQKPVDKSLTYEQFGYNIDDETPEFWTPEKLAVFLTRKLSTEAGSPVQGRVLIAPKKDAHLLALSSGRSWRVSTAVIVEGILRLISSNPKRDANFMLTGKKSSREKLVEFRRDKSPLRDLYLQGNDALIYKIVSNYLAACDAVFWGVATDESFITRTIGVQALLDLLRLTVVGALENKDISVNYFIKVLTPAGNIDFSDVQFKNASGSGRSIIARSIKDAIGLKY, via the coding sequence ATGAAAATGAATAAGGCAATTACGTATCCGTTGACGGTGCCTGCACTGCAGGTCCTTCAACCTCTTGGGGTCTTTTATGTTATATCGCTCCCCGCTAAGATAGTACTTCAAGTTGCTGAAAGCGAACGGTTACGAGCGGTCTATTCTAGCGAGACAGGAACTTACCACCTAGAAGGTACCCAGCGAGAGAGACAAGAAAAACGACTGGACTCAATTACGGACTATATAAATCGGTCTGATGCCGCCTTCCCCAATGCGATAATATTAGCAGCTAATAGTCGATCAGATTTTGAATTGGATAATGAAGGGCAAGATGAGTTTGGAAGCGAGCAACTAGAATGGTCTGTTTCAGAAGGGGCAAATGGGGGCTATGAGCTCACTATTCCTTCTGAGGCTAAAACTGCCTCAATAATCGATGGCCAGCACCGTCTATTTGGATTCGTAAATGCAAGCCCAGAGCGGCTCGAAATGGATTTAGTGTGTGCAGTGTTCATAGATTTGCCGCTGCCTTTTCAAGCGCAGCTGTTCGCTATAATCAACTCAACGCAAAAGCCGGTCGATAAGAGTCTGACTTATGAGCAGTTTGGCTATAATATTGATGATGAGACTCCAGAGTTTTGGACCCCGGAAAAACTTGCAGTTTTTTTGACCAGAAAACTAAGTACCGAGGCCGGTTCGCCTGTACAAGGCAGAGTGTTAATAGCTCCTAAAAAAGATGCACATCTATTAGCGCTATCTTCAGGTCGCTCTTGGCGTGTGTCAACGGCCGTTATAGTTGAGGGCATCCTTAGACTTATTTCATCTAATCCTAAGCGTGACGCTAATTTCATGCTAACAGGGAAAAAAAGTTCTAGAGAAAAGCTGGTAGAGTTTCGTAGGGATAAGTCGCCATTGCGCGATCTTTATTTGCAAGGAAATGATGCTCTAATATATAAGATTGTAAGTAATTACTTGGCCGCCTGCGATGCTGTATTTTGGGGTGTGGCTACAGACGAATCGTTTATTACCAGAACAATCGGGGTACAAGCTCTACTGGATCTCCTTCGGTTGACGGTTGTAGGTGCTTTGGAGAATAAGGATATCAGTGTCAATTATTTCATAAAAGTCCTGACGCCCGCAGGAAATATTGATTTTTCAGACGTACAGTTTAAAAATGCGTCAGGTTCTGGGCGCTCGATAATTGCGCGATCAATTAAGGATGCTATAGGATTGAAATACTAA